A single window of Chitinophaga sp. XS-30 DNA harbors:
- a CDS encoding nucleoside-diphosphate kinase: MTNRTFTMIKPDAVENGHIGGILDKICAAGFRIVAMKLTKLSAGKAGEFYAVHKERPFYGELVEFMSSGHIVAAILEKDNAVEDFRKLIGATNPAQAEEGTIRKIYAESIGRNAVHGSDSNENAEIEGNFFFSGLEKF, translated from the coding sequence ATGACTAACAGAACATTTACCATGATCAAGCCCGATGCCGTTGAAAACGGACATATCGGGGGCATCCTGGACAAGATCTGCGCAGCAGGTTTCCGGATCGTAGCCATGAAACTGACAAAATTGTCCGCCGGGAAAGCGGGTGAATTCTATGCTGTACACAAGGAAAGGCCTTTTTACGGTGAACTGGTGGAGTTTATGAGCAGCGGGCACATTGTTGCGGCTATCCTGGAAAAGGACAATGCCGTGGAAGATTTCCGCAAGCTGATCGGTGCTACCAATCCTGCCCAGGCTGAGGAAGGTACTATCCGCAAGATCTACGCAGAGTCCATCGGCCGTAACGCCGTGCACGGATCTGATTCCAATGAGAACGCCGAAATTGAAGGCAACTTCTTTTTCAGCGGGCTGGAGAAGTTCTAG